Proteins found in one Rhodoflexus caldus genomic segment:
- a CDS encoding nitrilase-related carbon-nitrogen hydrolase — protein sequence MIYKALALQTTCHTVNSLQTREEVTAHIQREIQRIGEQIRASIGFIGKDTKLVVLPEYFLTGFPMGESIENWLYKACIAPDGQEYEWLGQLAQDNNIYLSGNAYETDRHFPNLYFQCSFIIAPSGDVVLRYRRLNSMFAPTPHDVWEKYLDIYGLQGVFPVAKTDIGNLACIASEEILYPEIARCLAMRGAEIFLHNTSEVGSPLLTQKNVAKLARAIENMAYVVSANSAGMGGTPIPFASTDGVSKIINYNGLVLAEAGYGESMVANADIDLNALRHFRHRPAMGNLLARQRFELYAQSYAEHSFYPPNTLLVQDPDRQHFIRTQLSVIERLDKLGIFQAN from the coding sequence ATGATATACAAAGCGCTTGCATTGCAAACTACCTGTCATACGGTAAACAGTTTACAGACACGTGAGGAAGTTACCGCGCATATTCAGCGCGAAATACAGCGCATCGGTGAGCAAATACGCGCCTCCATCGGTTTTATCGGCAAAGATACCAAGCTGGTTGTGCTGCCCGAGTACTTTCTGACGGGCTTCCCGATGGGGGAGAGTATAGAAAACTGGTTGTACAAGGCTTGCATAGCCCCCGACGGCCAAGAGTATGAATGGTTGGGACAACTTGCGCAGGACAACAATATTTACCTGAGCGGGAATGCGTATGAAACCGACCGACACTTCCCCAATCTGTACTTTCAGTGCAGTTTTATTATTGCACCTTCGGGTGATGTGGTGTTGCGATATCGCCGCCTGAATTCCATGTTTGCACCCACACCGCACGACGTATGGGAAAAATATCTTGATATATACGGCTTGCAAGGCGTATTTCCTGTTGCAAAAACCGACATCGGCAATCTGGCTTGCATTGCTTCCGAGGAAATTTTATATCCTGAAATTGCACGTTGCTTGGCAATGCGCGGTGCGGAAATTTTTCTGCACAATACGTCGGAAGTCGGCAGCCCGCTGCTGACACAAAAAAACGTGGCAAAATTGGCACGTGCCATCGAGAACATGGCTTACGTTGTTTCTGCAAACTCGGCAGGCATGGGCGGCACTCCCATACCCTTCGCTTCCACCGACGGCGTATCAAAAATTATTAACTACAACGGCCTTGTGCTTGCTGAGGCAGGTTACGGCGAAAGCATGGTTGCCAATGCCGATATTGACCTGAACGCACTGCGGCATTTCCGCCACCGACCTGCCATGGGCAACCTGTTGGCACGGCAACGGTTCGAGCTTTATGCACAAAGCTATGCCGAGCATAGTTTTTATCCGCCTAAT
- a CDS encoding NAD(P)/FAD-dependent oxidoreductase, whose protein sequence is MKTLLDLVLPPEIAFDNQAFAEYVTRQGQWQQAMAEGKVTVRMLRRSIDARAKKVKVNVSAAVYVDELPEPLIAYRKDYPNVSHAPQAIIVGAGPAGMFAALRLIELGVKPVVIERGSDVRARRRDLAAINKDHVVNPESNYCFGEGGAGTYSDGKLYTRSKKRGDFRRILEIFVAHGATSEILVDAHPHIGTNKLPAIVTNIRESILQAGGEVHFNTKVTDFVIANGRMKGVRLHDGSTVEGIGVILATGHSARDIFHLLKNRQVLIESKPFALGVRIEHPQSLIDSYQYHCETRGDFLPAASYSLVSQIVYKGKEKGVFSFCMCPGGFIVPAATAPGEVVVNGMSPSRRNSRFANSGIVVAIDEEDLAPYAQYGELAGMMFQSEIEQRACRIAGGRQTAPAQRMVDFVNRKVSASLPECSYQPGLASVAMDEVLPVQIAHRLREGFKDFGKKMKGYLTNEAQIVGVESRTSSPVRIPRNRETLEHPQIAGLFPCGEGAGYAGGIASAAMDGERCAEMLAARYAKPR, encoded by the coding sequence ATGAAAACCCTGCTCGACCTTGTACTACCTCCCGAAATAGCTTTTGATAATCAGGCTTTTGCGGAATATGTTACCCGACAAGGGCAATGGCAGCAGGCAATGGCTGAGGGCAAGGTTACTGTACGCATGTTGCGCCGCTCGATTGATGCCCGTGCCAAAAAAGTGAAAGTTAATGTAAGCGCCGCAGTTTATGTGGACGAACTTCCCGAACCGCTGATAGCATACCGCAAGGACTATCCGAACGTAAGCCATGCACCTCAGGCAATTATTGTAGGAGCAGGGCCTGCCGGTATGTTTGCCGCCTTGCGATTGATAGAATTGGGTGTTAAACCGGTTGTGATAGAGCGCGGCAGCGATGTGCGAGCCCGTCGCCGCGATTTGGCAGCCATCAACAAAGACCATGTGGTCAATCCCGAATCTAACTATTGCTTTGGCGAAGGTGGTGCAGGTACTTACTCCGACGGAAAACTTTACACGCGTTCCAAAAAAAGAGGCGATTTTCGTCGTATTTTGGAAATATTTGTGGCACACGGCGCTACCTCCGAAATTTTGGTAGATGCGCATCCGCACATTGGCACCAATAAACTGCCTGCCATTGTTACCAATATCCGCGAAAGTATTTTGCAAGCAGGCGGCGAAGTGCATTTTAATACGAAAGTTACCGACTTTGTGATTGCAAACGGCCGAATGAAAGGGGTTCGGCTGCATGACGGCAGTACAGTAGAAGGCATTGGCGTTATTCTGGCAACGGGACATTCGGCACGTGATATTTTTCATCTGCTCAAAAACAGGCAAGTGCTGATTGAGTCCAAGCCGTTCGCATTGGGTGTGCGCATAGAGCATCCGCAATCGTTGATAGACAGCTACCAGTATCATTGCGAAACCCGCGGCGATTTTCTGCCTGCCGCTTCCTATTCGTTAGTCAGCCAGATTGTCTACAAAGGCAAAGAAAAAGGCGTTTTTTCGTTTTGCATGTGCCCGGGCGGCTTCATTGTTCCGGCAGCAACTGCTCCGGGCGAGGTAGTTGTAAATGGCATGTCGCCATCCCGTCGCAATTCCCGCTTTGCCAACTCCGGTATTGTGGTGGCCATTGATGAGGAAGATTTAGCCCCCTATGCGCAATACGGCGAACTGGCAGGCATGATGTTTCAGAGCGAGATAGAACAACGCGCATGTCGCATAGCCGGAGGCAGGCAAACAGCACCCGCCCAACGCATGGTAGATTTTGTAAACCGCAAAGTTTCTGCTTCACTGCCGGAGTGCTCCTATCAGCCGGGGCTTGCTTCGGTTGCCATGGATGAGGTGCTGCCCGTGCAGATTGCCCATCGCCTGCGCGAGGGATTCAAAGATTTCGGCAAAAAAATGAAAGGCTACCTGACCAACGAAGCCCAGATTGTAGGCGTTGAAAGCCGCACATCGTCTCCCGTGCGCATCCCTCGCAACCGCGAAACGCTGGAACATCCGCAAATTGCGGGGCTGTTTCCTTGTGGCGAAGGAGCGGGCTATGCAGGGGGAATAGCTTCTGCCGCTATGGATGGCGAACGCTGCGCCGAAATGTTGGCTGCCCGCTATGCAAAGCCCCGATAG
- the murQ gene encoding N-acetylmuramic acid 6-phosphate etherase has product MQSVTESQSHYDHLEQMSIHDLLVNINNEDKTVPLAVEKAIPQLEALIGAIVARMKQGGRLFYIGAGTSGRLGIVDASECPPTYGVEHGLVVGLIAGGDTAIRKAVEFAEDDFEQAWKDIGEYLPNELDTVVGIAASGRTPYVIGGLKAARANGLLTGCIVCNPGSPVAAEAEFPVEIIVGPEFVTGSTRMKSGTAQKLALNMISTTVMIQLGRVRGNKMVDMQLSNLKLVDRGTRMVMNQLNISYEEASELLKKYGSVRRAVDNYQAG; this is encoded by the coding sequence ATGCAATCTGTAACCGAATCACAGTCGCATTACGACCACCTCGAGCAAATGAGCATCCACGATTTGCTCGTAAATATCAACAACGAAGATAAAACTGTTCCTTTGGCAGTAGAAAAAGCCATTCCGCAGTTGGAAGCACTCATCGGTGCCATTGTAGCCCGTATGAAACAGGGAGGCAGGTTGTTCTATATTGGTGCGGGCACGAGCGGTCGCTTAGGAATTGTGGATGCTTCCGAATGTCCGCCAACCTATGGAGTAGAACACGGCCTTGTGGTCGGGCTGATTGCCGGAGGCGATACTGCCATCCGCAAGGCCGTAGAGTTTGCCGAAGACGATTTTGAGCAGGCATGGAAAGACATCGGCGAGTATCTGCCCAACGAATTGGATACAGTAGTTGGCATTGCCGCATCGGGGCGCACACCTTATGTAATCGGCGGGTTGAAAGCTGCTCGTGCGAACGGCCTGCTGACCGGTTGTATTGTTTGCAATCCGGGTTCACCTGTTGCTGCCGAGGCCGAGTTTCCCGTGGAAATCATTGTAGGCCCTGAGTTTGTAACAGGCAGCACGCGCATGAAAAGCGGTACTGCCCAAAAGTTGGCGCTCAATATGATTTCAACCACCGTGATGATTCAATTAGGCAGGGTAAGAGGCAACAAAATGGTGGATATGCAACTAAGCAACCTTAAATTGGTGGACAGAGGCACGCGAATGGTTATGAATCAACTCAATATCAGCTACGAAGAGGCATCGGAGTTACTCAAAAAATACGGCAGTGTGCGCCGAGCAGTAGATAATTATCAAGCCGGTTGA
- a CDS encoding glycosyltransferase family 2 protein, with translation MYDNSPKVSVICLCHNQAPYVQDALRSVVAQTYRPIELIIADDGSTDDSVAKIREILPQIPTEIVVKTLFLPKNIGNCKAFNLAWQMATGDFIIDHAADDLLLPAHVAGLVAAFQNAPPHVGIAFSDVWIANEDAQPVRTFYKRDAKGQLAEQVPSGDIYADLLHRHCVCTPAMMIRNEVLQRLGGYDESLTYEDYDFWVRSSREWHYLFTDNITVVKREVSGSHSDKMYRKGFSPYRYSTLQVCRKAAALNRNPSEDAALARMVRYQMRLCLRQRDFTNLQGFYELLQKISKIGIADCLLALPLLFVNRLGFSTVKY, from the coding sequence ATGTATGATAATTCGCCCAAAGTTTCAGTAATCTGCCTTTGCCATAATCAAGCACCATACGTACAGGACGCACTCCGTTCGGTAGTAGCCCAAACCTACCGTCCGATAGAGCTGATTATAGCAGATGATGGCAGCACCGACGATTCCGTCGCCAAAATCCGTGAGATATTGCCGCAAATTCCGACAGAAATAGTAGTTAAAACACTGTTCCTGCCGAAAAATATAGGCAATTGCAAGGCTTTTAACCTTGCGTGGCAAATGGCAACGGGTGATTTTATCATAGACCACGCCGCAGATGATTTATTACTTCCTGCGCATGTAGCCGGTCTGGTAGCGGCTTTTCAAAATGCTCCCCCGCATGTGGGAATTGCCTTTTCTGATGTCTGGATTGCCAATGAAGATGCCCAACCTGTGCGAACGTTTTACAAACGCGATGCAAAAGGGCAACTTGCCGAGCAAGTGCCTTCGGGTGATATCTATGCGGATTTGCTGCATCGCCACTGTGTTTGTACGCCTGCCATGATGATACGCAATGAGGTATTACAACGGCTCGGCGGCTACGACGAGAGTCTGACCTATGAAGACTACGACTTTTGGGTGCGCTCTTCCCGCGAATGGCACTACCTGTTTACCGATAACATTACGGTTGTTAAGCGGGAAGTCAGCGGCTCGCACAGCGACAAAATGTATCGGAAAGGATTCAGCCCATACCGTTACAGCACTTTGCAGGTATGCCGCAAAGCGGCTGCACTCAACCGCAATCCATCGGAAGATGCAGCCTTAGCCCGCATGGTGCGCTATCAGATGCGGCTGTGTCTGCGCCAAAGAGATTTCACCAATTTGCAAGGATTTTATGAATTGCTGCAAAAAATATCTAAAATTGGCATCGCAGACTGTTTGCTGGCCTTGCCGCTGTTATTTGTCAATCGCTTAGGATTTTCTACCGTTAAATATTAG
- a CDS encoding acyl-CoA dehydrogenase family protein, protein MSDLFITPKLQKLLPRLREFMREEVYPLEELFLTRPYIELEQNELAALRQKVKAAGLWAPHLSEEEGGVGLNLTEFGQVSEILGTSPLGHYAFNCQAPDIGNMELLHKYASPALKERYLHPLMEGRIRSCFSMTEPEFAGSNPVRMATTAEKVGGNYVINGHKWFTSSADGAAFAVVMAVTNPEAAPHARASMIIVPLETPGFVHVRRIPIMGEAGSGYMSHSEVRYENCTVPAENLVGNEGEGFKLAQERLGPGRIHHCMRWIGICERAFELMCRYAAHRELSENTPIASKQIVQHWIAESRAQINAARLMVLHTAMGIDQKGTHAMRVEISTIKFFVANVLMQVVDRAIQTHGALGITEDTLLSFWYRHERGARIYDGPDEVHKYVVARETLKDYGIKI, encoded by the coding sequence ATGTCCGACTTATTCATCACCCCCAAACTGCAAAAACTGTTGCCGCGCCTGCGTGAATTCATGCGCGAAGAGGTTTACCCTTTGGAAGAGTTATTTCTTACCCGTCCATACATAGAATTAGAGCAAAACGAATTGGCGGCGCTGCGTCAGAAAGTAAAAGCAGCAGGCCTGTGGGCTCCGCATTTGTCGGAAGAAGAAGGCGGCGTCGGCCTCAATCTGACCGAGTTCGGGCAAGTCAGCGAGATATTGGGTACTTCGCCGCTGGGGCACTATGCTTTCAATTGTCAAGCACCCGATATAGGCAACATGGAGTTGCTGCACAAATACGCCTCTCCTGCACTGAAAGAGCGTTACCTGCATCCGCTGATGGAAGGCCGCATACGCTCCTGTTTTTCCATGACCGAGCCTGAGTTTGCAGGCTCAAACCCTGTGCGAATGGCAACCACTGCCGAAAAAGTTGGCGGCAATTATGTTATCAACGGTCATAAATGGTTTACCTCATCGGCAGACGGGGCGGCATTTGCCGTAGTAATGGCAGTTACCAACCCCGAAGCAGCCCCCCACGCACGGGCAAGTATGATTATTGTGCCGTTGGAAACCCCTGGATTTGTACATGTGCGCCGCATCCCGATTATGGGTGAAGCAGGCAGCGGCTACATGAGCCACAGCGAAGTTCGCTACGAAAACTGCACCGTACCCGCCGAGAATCTGGTAGGCAACGAAGGCGAAGGTTTCAAGCTGGCTCAGGAGCGATTAGGCCCCGGGCGTATCCACCACTGTATGCGCTGGATTGGCATTTGCGAGCGCGCCTTTGAGTTAATGTGCCGCTATGCTGCCCACCGCGAACTGTCGGAAAACACACCCATTGCTTCCAAGCAAATTGTACAACACTGGATAGCCGAATCGCGAGCACAGATTAATGCTGCCCGCCTAATGGTATTGCATACGGCTATGGGCATAGACCAAAAGGGCACACATGCCATGCGCGTAGAAATTTCTACCATCAAATTCTTTGTCGCCAACGTACTGATGCAGGTAGTGGACAGAGCCATTCAGACGCACGGTGCGCTGGGGATTACGGAAGACACCCTGTTGTCGTTCTGGTATCGCCACGAGCGCGGCGCACGCATCTATGACGGGCCGGACGAGGTGCACAAGTATGTAGTTGCCCGCGAAACGCTGAAAGACTACGGCATAAAAATTTAA
- the sdaAB gene encoding L-serine ammonia-lyase, iron-sulfur-dependent subunit beta: protein MAERSSIFDMIGPVMIGPSSSHTAGVVRIGRTATNILGHIPDKAEITFYNSFARTYEGHGSDRAIIAGLLDFPTDDIRIRDSFQYAEAQGLQYSFKTVGNASTFHPNTIKLNLWHNNESLELIGISKGGGIIGIEEVNGFVANLSATLHTLIILADDVKGTIAFIASILANEDCNIATMSVSRKGKNDMACHFVEMDSPPRALTIDYIRSLPWVKKVNMLMPID, encoded by the coding sequence ATGGCCGAACGCAGCAGTATTTTTGATATGATAGGCCCTGTTATGATAGGGCCTTCCAGTTCCCATACGGCGGGGGTGGTGCGTATCGGGCGCACTGCCACCAACATTCTGGGACATATTCCCGACAAAGCCGAAATTACTTTTTACAACTCATTTGCCCGCACCTACGAAGGGCACGGCAGCGACCGTGCCATCATAGCCGGATTGCTGGACTTCCCGACAGATGACATCCGCATCCGCGATTCGTTCCAATATGCAGAGGCACAGGGCTTGCAATACTCCTTTAAAACCGTGGGTAATGCTTCTACCTTTCACCCCAATACCATTAAACTCAACCTTTGGCACAACAATGAATCGCTGGAACTGATAGGCATCAGCAAAGGCGGCGGCATTATCGGCATTGAAGAAGTCAATGGCTTTGTTGCCAATTTGAGCGCAACGCTGCATACGCTGATTATTCTGGCAGATGATGTAAAAGGAACTATTGCATTCATTGCCAGCATTTTAGCTAACGAAGACTGCAATATTGCCACCATGTCGGTTTCGCGCAAAGGCAAAAATGATATGGCATGTCATTTTGTGGAAATGGATTCGCCGCCGCGTGCGCTTACCATAGACTACATTCGCAGTCTGCCTTGGGTGAAAAAAGTTAATATGCTCATGCCGATAGATTAA
- a CDS encoding TolC family protein has protein sequence MLPEKMYTFMRLTAAILCFFCTSLIANAQDNRWDLQRCINYAVENNLQLKVSLLNIEANEVALLQSKMARLPNLNMNANQQWNQGRSIDFFTNQFTNQSVANFNAGLNTSVTVFNGFRLNNTIKQNAAALEASRLDVAQAKNDLMLNIISAYLQILFNKELLDVARTQLANTEEQLTRTMNLIKAGSLAEASQYDVISQKANDENRITIAENNLDIAIVRLKLLLQLPIETPFEVVVPPLPDPAESDVIMPAAEIFAIAQGIQPNVMSADKNIEVARYGIDLARGNAMPTLSIFGSLLSGTSSQTRTNTFGMPVATIIGFLTDNPTQTVSTIQNRVVSSERTPYFEQLQNNLRNSIGFQVQIPIFNRYQVRAGIANAKIQYNRSVLQSQVVRNQLRQTIEQAYADAKAAQKQFIANKTRVKSLEESFRVVDQRFAAGAANSLDYALARNNLNIAQSDLVRSKFDYIFRLKILDFYAGKELKL, from the coding sequence ATGTTACCGGAAAAAATGTACACTTTCATGCGCCTGACGGCTGCCATTCTCTGTTTCTTCTGTACCTCTCTTATCGCCAACGCACAAGACAACCGATGGGACTTACAACGTTGCATCAACTACGCAGTAGAGAACAACCTCCAACTGAAAGTATCCCTACTAAACATTGAGGCCAATGAGGTAGCGCTGTTGCAGTCAAAAATGGCACGCCTGCCCAACCTCAACATGAACGCCAACCAGCAATGGAACCAAGGCCGCTCTATTGACTTCTTTACCAACCAGTTTACCAACCAATCGGTTGCCAACTTCAACGCAGGTCTAAATACGAGCGTTACCGTTTTCAATGGCTTTCGCCTGAACAACACCATTAAACAAAACGCTGCCGCGCTGGAAGCCAGTCGTTTAGACGTGGCACAGGCCAAAAATGACCTGATGCTGAACATCATAAGTGCTTACCTGCAAATACTTTTCAACAAAGAACTGCTCGACGTGGCACGTACACAGTTGGCCAATACCGAAGAGCAACTGACGCGAACTATGAATCTCATTAAAGCAGGTTCTTTGGCAGAAGCCAGCCAATATGATGTGATTTCGCAAAAAGCCAATGACGAAAACCGCATCACTATTGCAGAAAACAACTTAGATATTGCCATTGTCAGGCTCAAATTACTTCTGCAATTGCCTATTGAAACACCTTTTGAAGTAGTAGTACCTCCCCTGCCTGACCCCGCGGAGTCGGATGTAATTATGCCGGCGGCAGAAATTTTCGCCATTGCACAGGGAATACAGCCCAACGTGATGAGTGCGGATAAAAACATTGAAGTGGCGCGCTACGGTATAGACTTGGCAAGAGGTAATGCCATGCCTACGCTATCCATCTTTGGTTCTTTACTGTCGGGTACATCCAGCCAAACACGCACCAATACTTTCGGTATGCCGGTAGCGACTATTATTGGTTTTCTGACCGACAACCCCACACAAACCGTTTCAACCATTCAAAACAGAGTGGTTAGCAGCGAACGCACGCCTTACTTTGAGCAATTGCAAAACAACCTCCGCAACAGTATCGGTTTTCAGGTGCAAATACCCATTTTTAACCGCTATCAAGTGCGCGCGGGTATTGCCAACGCTAAGATACAGTACAACCGCAGCGTACTGCAATCGCAGGTTGTACGCAATCAATTGCGCCAAACCATTGAACAAGCCTATGCCGATGCCAAAGCCGCTCAAAAGCAATTTATTGCTAATAAAACCCGTGTAAAATCGTTGGAGGAATCATTTCGGGTAGTAGACCAGCGCTTTGCGGCCGGTGCCGCCAATTCGTTGGATTATGCGCTGGCGAGAAACAACCTCAACATTGCCCAGTCTGACTTGGTGCGCTCCAAATTTGACTATATTTTCCGCCTGAAAATCCTCGATTTTTATGCAGGAAAAGAACTGAAACTCTAA